The sequence below is a genomic window from Phoenix dactylifera cultivar Barhee BC4 chromosome 8, palm_55x_up_171113_PBpolish2nd_filt_p, whole genome shotgun sequence.
AGGTGGATGGTGGGAAGCGCGTGGTGCGGAGGCTGCGTCGGCTCTGGTGGGATTTGTGGGTACGATTCAGACAATGATCGTCCCTGCTTCTGTCCCGACGGATTGCATACCGGCTCGTGTCATGAAGGTATGTATTCGGACCGTACCCTGCAAGTTGTTCTCTTTCAAGTAGCTACTCAACTCGAAAGAACTTGAAGATCTAAGGCAAATCACACAGCTTTAAGAGTTCGAGAAACATCAGCTTTGTTATAGGTGccttatttatataaaaaagataaaaatagttTCAGGAAAGACCCAAGAAGCCATGGAATTTAGGTATGCTACAGATCAGGTCTAGTGAATTAGGTTGATTTGAAGTAGTTCACTTTAGAAAAAATGCAATTTGCCTCGAGAAATCTTTTTCTTGAAAACCTGACACATGGGTTGGTAGAGATGAAACAAAGAGGGGGACGGAGATGCGTGGGTTCCACTCCTGGTgcttatcatatatatatagaaaagaTATTGGAGTGAATCAAAAACAAATGATGAATTGCTGGGAAAAGTATATTAGGGAGATTAAGTGATGATAATTAGATTTTCAAGATGGAATTTATGATTACATTGCCATGAAGCAAGCAATGTTTCTGATCAAAAAGAATTATCTAAAACTAATTTCATTTGCTATCAGTCGTTCTTACATGTCGTCTcgggaaaaaaaatagagtacCGTTAATGGATGTGATGCAACGGAAAAAAGTATAACAACTTAGAGTTTCACGAGGTTAGATGaatgatattatttaaattttttagctCTATATAAATACCAAGATCTTTCAAGCTTATAACTTATACTGAACTAAATACACATCCATATACGTACTTACAAAAAGTTAAATTAGAGCATCAAAGAAGAGGCACAACATGGTTTACACCGCCTGCTTAGTTTTCAGTTATTAAAGAGTTTAATGGGCCCGTAAGACTTCAAGTATATCTTTTAGGCTCCAACACAACATACAGacaatgcaaatattaatttgaaGTTCGGGATAAGAAATCAGAAGTTATTTTCCATACAGTATCCGGTGGTGAAGTGGAGAGAGCCTTCGTCCCTCTGTTAGGTAAGTCGGGGGTATAAGGTCCCAGGTCCAAGTCTCGCTGCTACCTCTCCTGTGACATATGAAGGTGACTATAAAGAAAGATATCCTAAGCACAAGTTAGGTTAGGGATAAGGCTGTAGAAGAAATTGTATTCTGGAATGTGTATCACACTAGGCCTTGCCTAACAAAACACCTCGCTAACATAGGCTAAGTTCTAGACTAATCCATTTCAAATTTGGGCTATGGACCTTGCCAGGTATGTTGCTCTAAATCAAGGTGAAAAAATCAGCTGAACGGACTGAACGTATGACATGAAAGTGGACGAAGATTAGGTTATTGATGTGAAAAGGCATAATATATAGCATTTCTATTTTCAGAATGAATTTAGGAAGGTCAAAAAATTGTTGCAGGTTCATGTCACAAACCAGTCTAGAAACGTGCCATGCATGGAAGGCAGTGTTGTATTGCCATGGCAAAGGACGATTCTTTAGAGGAAATCTAATAAATGATATGGAAGTTTCTTTCCCAGCAGGGACCAATGCATGTGAATTCCGTAGGCATCCATCTACTTGAGACCATGGTGCGGTGCCAAGAAGGTCTCCGTGTTTCTTCATATACATCAAAAGTTTTTTGTAACATGGGGCGAGAGAATACTGatgtattttttgaaaattagtATGATAAATGATTAAGATGATAGACAATGGAGATTGATGTTAAGTTGCCAAACGAGGCGAGGGATCGAAGATCACATAAACACAATGGTGTTCTAAAacaaaatcatcaaaaacataaaaCATCCGAAAGTTGTTATATATCCTGATTGACATTAatacaaagatatattttagtggtTGCTGGTCACTATTCTTTGCGGGTCAACTAAGCCATCCTTGTGAATTATGGCTCCCAATGCtagaattatatttttttcacttgagaattaaattattaattATCAATTTTAAGACTTGAAGGCAACTTTTTTGTGAATTTTAACTACACCATTAAGAATGAGATGAAAATAATGCTTTTAAAAATCTAGCATGGATGACAAGTCAATCTAAAATGAAAGTTTCGTTTCCACTTCTCACCAACGCAAACCGCGTCTCGGGTGCATGGGGAACTTGCTCAGCGGTCCATTTATTGACCGAACTTTAACATTAAATCCCTGTTGACCGGTTGTTTAACAACCGGTCCATATATATTTTAACATTGCTTTATGGGACAAAAATGCCCCCGCCTCTCCCATTCCcaccgaagaaggagaagaaaaaggcagcCGCCGGCCACGGCCCACCCCCTCCCGCACCTGCCGCCGGCCATGGCCCACCCCCTCCCGCACCTGCCGCCGCGCCCGTCGCCCGCCCCCTCCCGCACCCGCTGCCCCCTTCCGCGCCGCCGGAAATACCTCCGCCccacggtggggaggtgccaaagaagaggagccgctgcccccccccccccggtggcccCATCTTGCGGCCGCCACCGTCCGACCCCCTTCCGTAGCTGCCGGCCTCgcgagaggagaaggaagaagaaagaaggagaagggaagaagagaagaaaaaaaaagaaaaagaaaagaaaaaaaagaaaatgaaagaaaaagaagaaaagaaaataaaataaaaataaaaataaagttaactgtgttcacagacaacttaactatgTTCACagacctggagtcgacccctgctcacctggagtcgactctcaggctttcctagacaagttaactgtgttcctagataacttaactatgtacctagacaactgtgttcctagacaagttaactgtgttctcaAACAActgaactgtgttcctagacaagttaacagtgttcctagacaagttaactttgttcccaaacaacttaactgtgttcctagacaagttaactgtgttcccagacaagttaactgtgttcccaaacaacttaactgtgttccaagacaactgtgttcctagacaagttaactgtgttcctagacaagttaactgtgttcccaaacaatttaactgtgttcctaaacaactgtgttcctagacaagttaactgtgttcctagacaacttaactgtgttcccagacaagttaattgtgttcccaaacaacctaactgtgttcctagacaactgtgttcctagacaagttaattgtgttcctaaataagttaactgtgttcctaaacaactgtgttcctagacaagttaactgtgttcctagacaacttaactgtgttcccagacaagttaactgtgttcctagataacTTAACTGTAtttccagacaagttaactgtgttcccaaacaacttaactgtgttcctagacaaattaactgtgttcctagacaagttaattgtgttcccaaacaacttaactgtattcttagataactgtgttcctaaacaacttaactgtgttcacagacaacttaactgtgttcctagacaactgtattcctagacaagttaactgtgttcctagacaagttaactgtgttcccaaacaatttaactatgttcctaaacaactgtgttcctagacaagttaactgtgttccagaCAAGTTagctgtgttcccagacaagttagctgtgttcctagacaacttaactgtgttcccagacaagttaactgtgttcccaaacaacttaactgtgttcctagacaactgtgttcctagacaaattaactatgttcccaaacaacttaactgtattcttagatacctgtgttcctaaacaacttaactgtgttcacagacaacttaactgtgttcctagacaactgtgttcctagacaagttaactgtgttcctagacaagttaactgtgttcccaaacaatttaactgtgttcctaaacaactgtgttcctagacaagttaactgtgttcctagacaacttaactgtgttcccagacaagttaactgtgttcctagacaacttaactgtgttcacagacaagttaactgtgttcccaaacaacttaactgtgttcctagacaactgtgttcctagacaaattaactgtgttcccaaacaacttaactgtattcttagataactgtgttcctaaacaacttaactgtgttcacagacaacttaattgtgttcctagacaactgtgttcctagacaagttaactgtgttcctagacaagttaactgtgttcccaaacaatttaactgtgttcctaaacaactgtgttcctagacaagttaactgtgttcctagacaacttaactgtgttcctagacaagttaactgtgtttctagacaagttaactgtgttcccagacaagttaaccgtgttcccaaacaacttaactgtgttcctagataaattaactgtgttcctagacaagttaactgtgttcccaaacaacttaactgtattcttagataactgtgttcctaaacaacttaactgtgttcacagacaacttaactgtgttcctagacaactgtgttcctagacaagttaactgtgttcctagacaagttaactatgttcccaaacaatttaactgtgttcctaaacaactgtgttcctagacaagttaactgtgttcctagacaacttaactgtgttcctagacaagttaactgtattcctagacaacttaactgtgtttccagacaagttaaccgtgttcccaaacaacttaactgtgctcctagacaaattaactgtgttcatagacaacttaactgtcttcccagacaagttaactgtgttcccaaacaacttaactgtgttcccaaacaactgtgttcctagacaacttaactgtgttcacagacaacttaactgtgttcctagacaagttaactgtgttcctagacaagttaactgtgttcacagacaacttaactgtgttcacagacctggggtcgacccctgctcacctggagtcgactctctcaggcttTCCAGAGAGCTGTTTTTCTGCCTGATTTCAAGGGTCGACTCCAGCtcttcaggggtcgaccccagctcttCAGGGGTCGACCTCAGTATAAGTCTACAATAATTTTCTaataacacttaactgtgtgcacagtcgAAATAACTGTGTTCTGGGGTAGAATAAGTGTGTTCCGGGATGATTTAAAtatgttccaagcttatttaaccgTGTGTCATGttagattaagtgtgttccaaacttatttaattgttccaagcttatttaactttatttttattttttccttttttttcttttttttttctttttttttattctcttcttcccttcttcttctttcttcttttttctccttccgCGAGCTGacggcacacagttaagttgtctgcgaacacagttaacaggactgtgcacacagttaagtgttcttagaaaattgttgtagaagtgagcgagtcgacccaagattctcacgagtcgaccccagcagagcaggagtcgaccccagttcaaactttttcttttctttttcttttttttcttctcttcttcccttcttcttctttcttctcttcccgcgaggccggcggcgccggaaagGGGTTGGGCCACGGCGGACGCTGGAGGAGGGCGGGCCATGGCCGGCGACAGCCGCAGGACGCGGGACggcgcccttcttcctcttcttcggcaccttccCACCATGGGGGCAGGGGCGGAGGCATTCCCGGCGGCGCGGTCGcgggagggggctcgggaggaggcgagccgggccggcggcggccgcgggagggggcaggCCGCGGTCGGCAGCAGCCGCGGCTGGGAGATTACAGTTTGGAAAGTCTctgaaattcttcttcttcggaaggatgggagatcatgagggAAGAAGCATTTTCGGTAtcttatttcaaaataaaagggGCTCAGGGACCGGGAATTACAGTTTGGAAAGTTTCTGGACCGGTTGTTTGAGATTTAATTAACAAGGACTTTTTGTTATAGTGGAGTCTTTAGAGGGATGGGAAAGTCAATTACCCTTTTCTCTATACGCGACTTGCGTGCTTTTTTTCTCAAGGCACGAACTTTCATGCTCCATTCATCTTGGACAAAAAGAAGACTTTTGGAAATAAGACGGTCAAACGTCAAACCGCCAACAACCACCCTTCCCTTTCTTATGCCTAAATCTCTCATCCGTCTCCATCGCTCTCTCCTTCTTCATTTTTAGAAGTTCATGCTCTCGCTCTGTCCTCGCTCATTTTCAGAATGCTTAGAGGGTAGCAAAGCTTTAAAGACCATTGGGAGTAAGGGCAGATTTAGAGAATTGGCTTCGCAAAATAAATAGCTATTTGGGAGCatttcaaatatttatatttttttcttaaaatatatatataaatagataaaaaatactAAATCACACGAGTAAATTCATATTTCATAGCAAAactattttcattaaaaatattcatagaactattttttataataaagcattattttcataatactATGCAGatccataattttaaaaaaaatgacatcTTTACTGGCAATACCATATGCATAAAAAACATGatcattttaaaaataataatgagtCTAAGATCTACTTACCTCTTTCACCTTAGATCATCAGACATCACTAGGCAAATCTGCTGaacctatttaaaaatattaaaagcaaaattaatttctattcaataattttaattgaattaaaaataataagagaAGGTTTGATCAAGAGAATAGTGGTTCCAAATGGGTCGGACTAAACGGTTCACTTAATGAATTATAGGGCACGGTCTCGATTGAGGTCAAGATCATTCAACAAGATTTATCAATAGTGGTTTCAGAAACACTCAATATGGCCAAGGTGATCAGTCCGATAGGCGGCCTAGGCACTAGGGCAGTTTAGGGTCTCTTTATAGACATCAATCTGGATTCATAGGATAGAAAGGTGGGACCCTTCACTGGGGTCTATAGGTCTTttatagagagaaagagagattaggagagaaagaagagaggaaataagagagagaaagagagggaagagaTATTTCTGAGAGTTTTAATTTCTGATAAAACTAGTAAAATCATTTTCTTTCTGCACTAAACTCTGTTTGTGATGGATTATCTCatgcagaaaaaaaaagcaagccATGGAGGAAGATTGCAATAGGTATTGAACACCAACCCAATCTCTTCAAAGTTTTTTCATCTTTCTAAACATCATGAGAAGTCATTTTTTGGTACAGCATTGCAAGGATAGGTACTTCATgagatgttttttttaaaaaaaaaaatggcagcTCCCGGACATACTTTATGGACCGTAAAATAGAACAAAGAAAACCCTCAAAGATAGTTATCTAGCATCTTaggaatttcttttttttttattgaaagggAGGCAAGATGAGCCGCCCgtttttaattaaatcaatagAAAAAATTACATCAGAGAGGAGCAATGAAGAATTACAAGATTCAGGAGAAAACAGAGGACATAGGAAAAGTCAAAAAGCACATAATCTTCCAAAGCAACAGCAGCAGCCCGGCATGAATATCATGCTGATATATACAGGATGCTCTGTTCCAGAAATGACCTTGCCAACACTAACCAGCCATTGGTCAATTGCTATGAATCCGGCCAAATCATCTAACATGAATTGCATGATACTAGGAAACCTTCAACCAACAGCATCGGATCAAACAACCAAATAGAGGGATTTAATCATCCTgcagagaggaaggaagggctTTGACTCTACTACTAATCTTCCCAAAAACCAACAAGAGCTTTTGATTGCATACAAATTGACCAGTCATTGAAAAATTGAAGACTAGCATAAGCGATAGAAGTGATGGAAGATTCTCTGTGGAGAAAGATACATGCATTTCTCAACTTCCAACAAGTCCAAATCATGGCCAAGAACAACATAGGAATAATAGGCTGAAAAGCTTTAGGGAAGTTTCTGAATCTCCAATACAAATTAAAATGGGGCTTAGGTCCCATTTTTTTATTTCGCAATATTTAAGTAAAATCGGTAAGTGATtttccgacttcacttaaaagtcACGAAGCCGCTCGCTctccctttttctcttttttcttcttcttttttttcttcgttGATGAGTTTCGTTTCCGTTGCCGGAACTATCCCGGTCTACCGCCGGGATGGCTCGGTTCAACTCGAATCGCCTGGTTCGGGACGGTTCCCCCGACCCTATTTAAGCCCATTTCTTGAAGCAAAAGTTAAATTTTCAAGATGACCATGGGCATTCTAGTAGTTATTTCTTCCCATCTTttctttaatattattaattataaatcGATAATGTTAAAGGTTATTTGTAAGTATCTTCTTAGCATTGGCATTTTTCAGTCATGAACTCATACTCTCTTTGTAGGTTCAGCAGCACTTACCGGTGGTCTCCTTTTGGCATGCCTTTTATCCTTTCTCTACTTACGCCAGCATGAAAAACTTCCCAACTCAATCTtcttttggagaaaaaaatCAGATAATTCACAGAATATTAAAGCCTTTCTGGAGAGATATGGATCTTTTGCTCCAAAAAAATACAGGTACAAAGATGTGAAAAAGATCACCAGAAAATTTCACGAAAAACTAGGACAAGGTGGTTATGGCACTGTATTCAAAGGTACTCTCATGGATGGTCGTTTGGCTGCTGTAAAGATCTTATCAGACTCCAAGGGTGATGGAGAGGAATTTGTTAATGAGGTTGCAAGCATAGGTAGGACCTCTCATGTGAACATTGTTAGTCTGCTGGGCTTTTGTTCAGAGGGGTCCAAAAGAGCACTTATTTATGAATTCATGCCCAATGGATCACTAGATAAGTACATATACTCAGAGAAATCAATTCTTGGTCAGGAGATGTTATACCAAATAGCAACTGGCGTAGCCCAAGGTTTAGCATACCTGCATCGTGGGTGCAACACACGTATAGTACATTTCGATATTAAACCTCATAATATCCTACTAGACCAGGAATTTTGTCCGAAGATATCTGATTTTGGGTTGGCTAAGTTATGCCCGCAAAAAGTTAGCATACTTTCCATGGCAGATACCAGAGGAACGATCGGCTATATTGCCCCGGAAGTTTTCTCAAGAAATTTTGGAGTTGTCTCTAGTAAATCTGATGTATATAGCTATGGAATGATGTTGTTGGAAATGGTTGGAGGAAGAAAGAATATAGATGTTGGAGCTGGGGAAACTAGTGAAATTTATTTTCCACATTGGATTTATAAGCATCTTGAGCAAGATGGAGGTCTACAAGCTTATGGTGTAACAGTGGAAACTGAAGAAATCGCAAGAAAGATGATACTAGTTGGACTATGGTGCATACAAACAAACCCAGAAAATCGACCTTCCATGAGCATGGTGGTAGATATGTTGCAGGGAAGCCTAAGTGACTTGCAACTCCCTCCAAATCCAGTTCTATCTTCTCCTCAAGTTCGATCTCCTCCTCAAGGATCATTGATTGATTCATCAGCAGAAATGACTGCCTGATATGTTTTGACTCCCTGTGGAAAGTAcgaattttcttttggtgtagcAAAAAACACATGATTCagcttataataaataaatatggaaGCTTAACTGAAATGATTTACTTTTATACTTTTAGAGATGGCTTTATGTGTATGCTTCCTCCAACTGTCATTGTTACAGTAATCAAGCATTGCAGTCTCTCTGTGCTTTCTCCAAAAATAACTCTCTGCGATGTGGGCATGCAAACTTTAAACAATAAACCAGTATTGCAAATTGGTTAACAAAAACAAGAATTACTTGGTCATGAATATAGGATGCTGAAAGAATGTATTTTTCTGTACATTGTGATCTTTATATGTTGTCGTGTTTAGCCACTGACAGAGAAATGAGAGAAGTAATTTTTCTGTTCTAGTCCATCGTACCAAttgagttttctttttcttttcttctcctttttgccCCCATTGAGCAGACATTTGAGGATACATTCTAGTGATCGCATAGGAAGTGCCAATTACATGGTACATGATTCGTTTTCCAAATATTCGTGTATTTGAAAGTATGTACGAGATGAATTACTGCTCCCAATAACATGAGAGTTCCATCATATATATCAGCCACTGCCATGGGGGAAGCAGAGCGGTGAGTTGTTAAAACGGTGTGGTAGTATTGTAGTAAACATATTGTGGAGTCGTAGGTGTCACTTTGCAAGCAGACAAATAAAACAGTAGAATTGGAAGACTCTGAGCTGATTCTAATTGTATTTTGCTGGAGAAAATGTGTGCATCATTTGTTGTtgttattttgaattttgattgcTC
It includes:
- the LOC120111548 gene encoding PR5-like receptor kinase; this translates as MDGRLAAVKILSDSKGDGEEFVNEVASIGRTSHVNIVSLLGFCSEGSKRALIYEFMPNGSLDKYIYSEKSILGQEMLYQIATGVAQGLAYLHRGCNTRIVHFDIKPHNILLDQEFCPKISDFGLAKLCPQKVSILSMADTRGTIGYIAPEVFSRNFGVVSSKSDVYSYGMMLLEMVGGRKNIDVGAGETSEIYFPHWIYKHLEQDGGLQAYGVTVETEEIARKMILVGLWCIQTNPENRPSMSMVVDMLQGSLSDLQLPPNPVLSSPQVRSPPQGSLIDSSAEMTA